Below is a window of Vibrio sp. SS-MA-C1-2 DNA.
AAAAATTAGAAAACCTATTACAACATTTTCACCCTTGGCGCAAAGGGCCTTATCAAGTCCATGGTATCCATATTGATACCGAATGGCGCTCAGATTGGAAATGGGATCGCGTATTGCCTCATATTTCACCATTAAAAGGCCGTTATGTCTTAGATGTTGGTTGTGGCAACGGCTACCATATGTGGCGCATGGTTGGACAAGAGGCGGAAATGGTTGTCGGTATCGATCCTTCAGAACTATTTTTAATCCAATTTAGTGCAATTAAACGCTTACTCGGGAATGATCAGCGAGCTCACCTTCTTCCTCTTGGCATTGAGCAACTCCCTAAATTGCAATGTTTTGATACGGTATTTAGTATGGGTGTGCTTTATCATCGCCGTTCCCCAATCGATCATCTTATTCAATTAAAAAACCAGTTAACTAAAGGTGGCGAATTAGTCCTTGAAACCCTAGTTATTGATGGTGATGAGCAAGATGTATTAGTTCCCACTGATCGTTACGGTCAGATGCGTAATGTTTGGTTCTTCCCTTCTGCAAAAGCGCTAAAACTATGGTTAGAAAAATGTGGCTTTGTAGATGTCAAAATTGTCGATGAAACAGAGACATCTTTAGCTGAACAACGATCCACCAGCTGGATGCGCCATCAATCACTCGAAGACTATCTAGATCCTAACGATAAAAGCAAAACAATTGAAGGTTATCCAGCACCTAAGCGAGCAATTTTGATCGCTAAAAACCCAGATTAAAATTACAAAATATTCAACTATACTTTAAAAAATCACACTATTTTTACATGACTATACCCCAATTTATTTAAGTCATGGCACTGTTTCAATAACACCATGACTTAAAATAAACAAGGTATAAAAATGGAGTTAAACATGCCTCGTTATCCCTTTGCTATGATTGCCGTTCTCTTATTGGCAGGTTGTACCCAAAATGCTGAACTAAGACATCAAGAGACATTAACCACAGTCGATAATGGTAACAAAGCCTTATCCGGTGACATCAATACAGTTCATGTAGAACTAATTACCGTTGATAATAAAATTGAAAAACAAAATCAAACGATTGATTCACTTAGTAAGCAGTTAGAGGGATTAAACCAGCAACTCCTCACGATGGAAGAAAAAACCAAACAACGAATTGAAGAGCAAAATCGCAAAGAAGAACTTGAACGTCAAAAACGTATCGAAGAAAGTAACTTGACTTACAAAGGTAAAATTATTCTTGGTAGCGTTGAATGGGTATGGTTAGACAGTGTAGGGACTCACTATCAAGCCCGTGTCGATAGTGGCGCAACCACATCATCATTAGATGCAGTCGATATACAAGAGTTTGAACGTGATGGCAAATCTTGGGTTCGCTTTACCGTCCCGAGCCCAACGAATCAGACTTCGGATGATAATAAGGACGCAAAACAAGAGAATATTATCGAAGCCCCAGTTGTCCGTTGGGTGCGTATCCGCCAATCCAATACAGAGCAAGCGATTCGTCGACCAGTTATCAACAGTTGGATGCAGTTAGGTGGGTTACATCAAGAAGTTCAGTTTACCTTGACGGATCGAACTCAGATGGATTATCCAGTCCTTCTTGGTCGCGACTTCTTTAAAGATATTGCGTTAGTCGATGTTGGTCAGCAATTTATTCAACAAAAAACAACACCAGTGACCACTCAACAACCCTTAATAAAACCTAAAACAGACAAACAAGAGCCTGTTATTCAAAACTCAGTAAAACAAGAGTCAACAAAAAAAGAACCAACAGAGAAGCAGCAATAAGCTCATCAAGCAATCAATAAGATAACGCTCAATGTGAAATGCATTGAGCTTAACGGAAATAAAAACAACCATTACTTATACTTTAATAGTAGTAAATAACAGACGAGGACGTCATGACTTCAAGAGTTCCTTTTTATTTTTTAATCGCCATGTTGGTGGTCGTTGGGCTTAGCCTCAACTGGTATCGCCATGATGTTTATGGTGTTCCTTGGACGCCAAATACTCACAGTAATGTTTGGGAAGTAGAAGCGCGAATTCAATTTGACGCCCACGGTGACCCAATTAAAGTCTCTCTAGCATCACCAACCACTCAATCAGGCTTTACGCTTATCGATGAAAGTACCTCATCACCCGGTTATGGTGTGGCAACCATAGATAATGAGCAAGACCGTAGAACAGAGTGGTCGATTCGTGAAGCGCAAGGGCCTCAAACCCTTTACTACAAAGCGATGATGTTAACCGATAATAATGCTGACTACTCTGAACAAGAACCGGTTGATCCGATCCCGGTTGTTAATCTCCCAGGTCCTCAAGATTTAGCCGCAACGGCACTTATTGAACAAGCGAAAAAACAGTCTGCTGATAATCAAACCTTTACTCGTGAAATTATAAAACAATTTAATAACCCTGATAATCAAAATGCCGCTCTCCTTCTTCATAGTGGATCACGCCCAGAAATGATTGTGAACTTACTTCACCGTGAGCAGATCCATGCACGTATTGCAGGGGGATTAAATCTAGAGGATGGTCGTCGCCGTCAATCGATTATGGACATGATCGAAATCTGGAATGGCAATAAATGGGTATTGTTCAACCCTAAAACAGGGGCTGAAGGTAAAACAGATAACCTATTTATCTGGAATCAGAACAGTCAATCTCTTTTGGATGTTATGGGCGGTAAAAATAGCCAAGTTCACTTCTCTATGATTGCTCAAGATATTGCACCGCAAAAAGCAACGGAAGAGAAAATCCGCAGTGATGACCTTCTGAATTTCTCAATTCATACCTTGCCACTTGAAGAGCAGTCGATGTTTAAAACCATCATGCTGATCCCAATTGGTGCACTGATTGTGGTCTTTTTGCGCGTAATTGTCGGCTTAAAAACGTCAGGTACTTTCATGCCTGTCCTGATTGCCGTTGCCTTTGTACAGACACAACTGGTTACCGGTATTATCGGTTTCTTATTGATTGTTGGTACTGGTCTATTTATTCGTGGCTACCTCTCCAAGCTCAATTTGCTGCTGGTTGCAAGGATATCGGCGGTAATAATCAGCGTTATCATTATTATCGCGATGTTTACCGTATTGGCCTTTAAGTTAGGATTAAATGAAGGGTTAACCATTACTTTCTTCCCGATGATCATTCTCTCTTGGACAGTCGAACGTATGTCGATTTTATGGGAAGAGGAAGGCCCCAAAGAGGTATTCATTCAAGGGGGTGGTTCAATGTTAACCGCAATCATTATCTACATTGCAATGACCAATGATATCGTCCGTCACTTAACCTTTAACTTTATCGGTGTTCAATTAATCATTATGGCGGTTATCCTGCTATTAGGTAATTATACAGGTTACCGTTTAAGTGAACTTCGTCGCTTTAAGCCATTGTCTGAGGAGTAGCGTCTATGTTTTCATTTACCTCTCCTTCAAAGCTAAAAGTTAAAGGAATAATGGGGATGAACCAGCGCAATATTAGTTATATCGGTCGTTATAATGATCGAGCTAAATACCCGCTGGTCGATGATAAGCTAAAAACTAAAATCATTGCTCAAGAAGCAGGCGCAACCGTTCCTGCACTTATTGGCGTTATAGAGCATCAAGCTGCAGTTAAAAATGTTCATGACATGGTAAAAGATTGGTCGGGTTTTGTAATCAAACCCGCTCAAGGCAGTGGTGGTAAAGGAATTTTAGTTATCACCTCAAATAAAGATGGCGTCTATATTAAACCCTCTGGTGCCGAGGTCTCTAAATTAGAAGTTGAACGCCATGTTACCAATACCTTAGCCGGGCTATTTAGTTTAGGTGGTAAAAATGATGTCGCCGTTATTGAAAACTTAATCAAGTTTGATAATGTTTTTGATGGCTTCAGTTATGAAGGTGTCCCTGATATTCGTGTCATCGTCTTTCAGGGCTTCCCTGTGATGGCAATGATGCGTCTTTCTACTGCCGCATCTGATGGTAAAGCAAATTTACACCAGGGAGCCGTTGGGGTTGGGATAGATATTGCAACTGGTGAGGCTGTACGTGCCGTTCAGTTTAACTTACCGGTGACTCATCATCCCGATACCAATAAAGAGCTAGCGACTCTTAAAGTTCCTCACTGGAATCGATTATTAACGCTAGCAGCCAGTGCGTGGGAGATGACTGAACTGGGTTATATTGGGACAGATATGGTGTTAGATAGAGAACAAGGGCCAATGGTCTTAGAGTTGAATGCACGCCCGGGTTTAGCCATTCAAATTGCCAACGCTTCAGGATTATTACCAAGGTTAAATCTGGTAGAAAATCTAGATCATTCGATGCGTTCATTAACGCCAGAAGAGCGCGTAGCATGGTCTGCCAAACAGTTTGGTCATCAAGTTCAGTAACTGAATATCAAAGATAAGAAAGGATAAAATATCTTACTAATAAGGGTTCCGTCTCCTATTAGTAAGGTATCTGCTGTTAAATCATATCTATTACTTCGTAACAAATGTATCAACAGTAATTATATTCTTTTACTGCTCGCTAGCGATCACATCTTCCAACGTTGCTGTATGCAATTTAATGCATACACCCTGCCATTTAAACGCAATCGTTGGATTTGGCAGTCTTTCATTTTCGCCTTTTGGTGAACTCATTTTCACCTTCAAGCCAAACTCGCCAGACATCAATGAAGGCCACTTTTCAGAGAGGATAGGAAATTGTAACTTGGCCGCCACGATAAGCTCTTCAACCGTTGTTGCTGAGCATTTCACAACACATTCAATATGTTCCCAACCTTGCTCGGGATAACTCTTCTTACCTGGATAAGGAAGTTCTACACATGAAATATTCTGATCACCATATGGGATTGCGTCATTAAGTTTAATCACAACAATCGGACGACCATTAATCTGATTATTAGATATCTCTTCACCATAAGCTAACCATTGTTGGTGGCTCTCTTTTGCTACATCTAAATCATTAATTCTAACCGCGATATGGTCAACTTCTGATTGAGAAATTGGCACACCGATTAAAGTTGCTAATTTATCCACTTTACTTTTAAACTCAGGAAGTTGCTTTAATAACTGAGTTGGGGAGAGTTGCCCCTGTTGTTCTGCCATAAAAAACCTACTTATCATAAGAGCGAATTGATGGAATATTCATCAATCTTCATTATATATTATTTTGATCTATTCTATGAATTATTCTTATCAATAGTAAATAATTTTTGTGGCCTGTTTTGCCAATAGAAGTACCCAGCAATAATAAAGGTAACGGCTTCAGCCATAAAAATCGCGGCAAAGAGCCCATCATCGCCCATAAACCACGGCAATATCACTAGAAAAGCAACAGGCAGCACCAAGCTTCGACTACTTGCAATAATGGCAGATGGGATCGGCTTATGGATCGCGGTTAAATAACCTGAAATCAATAAATTTATGCCGTTAAAAATAAATGCTGGCCAATAATAACTGACAAAGCGTAATGTAATATCCATAACATCCCCAGCATCTTCTCTCAGAAATAGGTTGACGAATAGATCTGGTGCCTTAATCAATAAAAAGATGATCATCATAGAGACCAATAAGATGCAACTCACCGCCATCATTAATAAATATCTAATTCTTATCGATTGCTTTGCCCCTAAATTCATTGCGATAACGGGCTGCAAACCTTCACTGATCGCATAAGAAGTTAATAAACCGATAAAAGAGAAATAACCAATAATAGCAAAGGCAGCAACACCATCAGAACCAAACTTTAATACCATGACCCAATTAAAGATAAAAATCGTCAAACCCGCAGAGGCCTCATTAATAAACTCAGAAAACCCATTAAACGCTGATTTCAGCACAGAAAGCCACTGCTTCTGATACAGGTAGAACGTTAATTTAGAACGCGTACTAATAAAATAAAATAGGCCAAACAGCATACCAATAAAGAAAGAAGCTCCTGTCGCACAAATTGCACCCTCAATCCCCCACCCGAATAGACTAATAAACAACCAATCGAGAAATATATTCACCATTGCCGCTAAGATCATAATAAAAGCAGCATATCGAGGAGAACCATCAACTCGAATAAAATAACTTAAACCCACCACCACCATTAACATCGGCTGAAAAATAAAGTAGAGCCACAAGTATCGATACGCATAATCAAATAACTCACCATTGGCACCTAACACCGCCAATAAAGGCTTAATAAAAAACAGACCTAACACACCAAGAAACAGTGAGATAAAAATGATTGCAATCATGGTACGACTAAAAACGTTATTGGCTTCTTTTCTCTCTCCCTGTCCAATTAATTTTCCTACCACCACTGAACCACCGATCGCAAACATCGCCGCAATACCAAAAAATAGTGATCCCAAAGGTAAAATTAGGTTAATCCCAGCAATAGCAAGTTTACCGACATAACGACCAACAAAAATCCCATCGACAATACTTGCCGATGAGATGGCTAATAATCCTAAAATAGCGGGAATAACAAAACGGAAAAAAAGTGGGATAATAGGCTGAGTTAAAATTTGGTTGTCTCTATTGGTCATAAATACCGAACACTCTTATCATAGAAAGAACGCACCATATTATTCGATCTAATCTGGCTCATTTGTTTTATAACTAAGATTCGATCAATTTATTAACGTATGATAGATACTCCTCATACTATGCATAAAATTTCTCTTTTTACCTTCGATTACGCTGTGGTATGAAGAAAAAGTGAGATTTAACGCAATTAACTATTGCCAGCATAGGGGGAATTGATATCATGCTAAACTTTATTCTGTAATCGTTATACCCAAAGTAATTGGAGTTGCTAGTAGGCGACAAGTGAATGAGACCCCATGAGTATAGATGTTCTATATGATTGGGGCGAATGAACGCCATCAACAACCTAGCAGCTTCAAGTAAGAAGGGTATATATCTAAGTAGAAAACCCCTTAGACAACCAAGGATACCCCAGTGAATATTCAAGCCTTAATTAATGACAAAGTATCAAAAGCACTCGAAGCTGCGGGCGCACCAGCCGGAAGTCCTGCTGCTGTACGTCAATCTGCAAAAGCACAGTTTGGTGATTACCAAGCGAATGGCGTAATGGGTGTCGCAAAAAAACTTGGTTGTAATCCTCGTGAGTTTGCGCAGAAAGTAATTGATTGTTTAGATCTCGATGGCATTGCAGATAAAGTAGAAATCGCCGGTCCTGGTTTCATCAATATTTTCTTAAGCTCTGCATGGTTAGCTGAACAAGCAGATAAAGCACTGGCTGATTCTCGCATCGGTGTAAGCAGTGAAACACAACAAAATATCGTCGTTGATTACTCAGCACCAAACGTAGCAAAAGAGATGCACGTTGGTCACCTACGTTCAACCATCATTGGTGATGCTGTTGTTCGTACTTTAGAGTTTTTAGGTCACAATGTTATCCGCGCTAACCATCTTGGTGATTGGGGTACTCAATTTGGTATGCTAATCGCAAACCTTGAACGTGTTGAAAATACCAATGCATCAAGCAACGATTTAGAACTTTCTGATCTAGAGGCTTTTTATCGTGAATCTAAAAAGCTTTATGATGAAGATGAAAATTTTGCAGAAACAGCACGTAACTACGTGGTTAAACTGCAAGGCGGCGACCCGTTCTGCTTGAAAATGTGGAAAAAACTGGTTGACGTCACAATGGTACAAAACCAGATCAACTATGACCGTCTAAATGTCTCTCTAACTAATGACAACATCATGGGCGAAAGCATGTATAACGATATGCTTCCTGGTATTGTTGCCGATCTAAAAGAGAAAGGGATCGCAGTCGAAGACCAAGGCGCACAAGTTGTCTACTTAGATGAGTACAAGAACAAAGATGGCGATCCAATGGGTGTTATCGTTCAGAAAAAAGATGGCGGTTTCCTCTACACCACCACAGATATTGCCTGTGCAAAATACCGTTACGAAACATTAAACGCTGACCGTGTTCTTTATTTCATCGACTCACGTCAACACCAGCATCTAATGCAAGCATGGACCATTGTTCGTAAAGCCGGTTATGTTCCAGAAGAGATCTCTTTAGAGCATCATGCATTTGGTATGATGTTAGGTAAAGATGGTCGTCCATTTAAAACTCGTGCAGGTGGTACCGTTCGTCTAGCCTCTCTTCTGGATGAAGCAGAAGTTCGTGCAAACAAACTGATCGACGAGAAAAACAAAGATATGCCAGCAGAAGAAAAAGCGGTTGTGGCAAAAACAGTCGCCATGGCAGCGGTTAAGTATGCGGATCTATCAAAGAACCGTACCACTGACTACATCTTTGATTGGGACAACATGCTAGCATTTGAAGGTAACACCGCACCTTACATGCAATATGCTTATACACGTGTAGCTTCGATCTTCAAACGTGCCGATATTGATCCAGCAACATTAACGGGCGATATCATCATCAATGAGGAAAAAGAGAAGACGTTAGCAGCAAAACTTATTCAGTTCGAAGAAGCAGTACAATCTGTTGCTCGTGAAGGTCAGCCACACTTAATGTGTAACTACCTATTTGAATTAGCAGGCCAGTTCTCTAGTTTCTACGAAGCGTGCCCAATTCTTAATGCAGAAGATGACATTAAACAGAGTCGTCTAAAGCTTGCAGCATTAACAGCAAATACACTGAAACAAGGCTTAGACCTGCTAGGCATTGAAACACTAGAAAGAATGTAATTTATTCCTTTTTATTTAGGTCGTCACTTAAAATAAAGAGATAAGTTTAGATTATCATCAATCATAGAAAGCACCGAGTCTGAGCTAAACGACTCAGGTGCTTTTTTTCACTTTAAGTTTAAGGATTTAAGATATGAGTTTTTCTCTCCACTCTCGCTTAGCTCAAGATACCGTTCATTTAGGTGATCTCCCTCTAAGCCAAGTGCTATTAATCAATGAAGATCTTCCTTGGATCATTCTTGTTCCTCGTATTGAAAACTTAACCGAAATCCATCATTTACCCCGCGAACAGCAGATCCAATTGATGGATGAATCTTGCGCGATTGCGAATATGATGGAGATGCTCTTCCAGCCGAAAAAAATGAATATTGGTGCATTAGGCAATATGGTTCCTCAACTCCACCTTCATCATATTGCTCGCTTTGAAAATGATATTGCATGGCCGGGACCGGTTTGGGGCAATAGTTCAGGTATCGCTAGAACCACTGAGAAACAGCAGAAGCTAGTTGATTCATTGGTTGAAGGGTTATCAGATATCACTGGTTTTAAAGAAAATAAGAGTCAATAACTATTGTCATTAATAAAAAAGAACGACTGTAATTAATAGAAAATAACCACTGCAGTTAATAGAAAAAATAGCGTTAAGCTGGAAAGATAGTACAAGCTTTGGTGAAGTGGCTTTAATAATAAGCTTAGACAAAGACAAAAAAGACCTAACAGTGCTTCTTAACGAAGGTGTTATACCTAAAATAATTGGAGTCGCTAGTAGGCAGCAAATGAGTGAGGCCCCATGAGTATAGGTGTACTATATGATTGGGGCGAACGAGTGCAGCCAACAACCTAGCGACTTCAAGTATGAAGAGTATAGGTCTTTCTTTTATCAGTTATAGAGAATTAACGCAGTACCGTAATATTTAGCTCATTACTCGCTAATGGTCGATACCACACCTCATCGGCATCTTGACAGCAACTGCTCTCTTGGCTGCCTCGAAGTTCTCGACCAATTTCCCCTTTTTTGACCCAATGAGCAAGCATTGCATCGACACCATCGGGGCTTATCGCAAACTGCTTTGCTAATTGTGTACGGCTTGCCCTGCCTTGTTGTTCAATGTAATCCTTTAGCTCTTTAAGAATCATAATATTGAAACCTGTTGTTGTGCTTGTAGCTTTTTACCGCGATGCTTTAATCCAAAGTAACTCGCCACAAGCAGTAGTAGAGAACCAATAATCCAGCTAAGTGCACTCAGCGGTGAAACTAATAACTCGCCAAACTGATAGCAAATAGTCGAAGTAATAACCGCTAATAGCATTGTCCAGCTTGCAATAAATGCCGAGTATGGACGACCAAATTCACGAACATAGGCGCCCATGGCAGCAACACAAGGAGTATAAAGTAAGATAAACACAAGGTAAGCAAACGCCGCTGCGGGTGTCACAAACTTAGCTTGAATATTACCAAATACGGTTTCATCTACGCCCTGCTCTGCCGCAGCTTCATGCATGTCAGAAACTTCACCCACATTTAACCCTAATGGATCGGAGTAATTAATTGCCGCTAAGTTATCAGGGATAGTCTGAACAGCTTCCGTTAAACCACCCATTAAGCTGTATTCACTCTGATCTAACTCGCTGCTTGGTGAATAAAGATTATTTAACGTCCCTACTACCGCTTCTTTTGCAAAGATCCCAGTAATAATACCCACAGTAGCCTGCCAGTTATCTTCTTGAATACCAATTGGCTTCAGAACAGGTGTCACAATCATTGCCGCTTTTGATAATACAGAATTATGGCTATCTTCATTACCAAATGAGCCATCAGTTCCCATCGAATTGAAGAAACTTAAGATAGTCACAACGATAACAATCGTTTTACCTGCACCAGTCACAAACTTGTTTAGTTTCTGCCACGTTTTAATTAATACATTACGCATGGTGGGTAATTCGTAATCTGGCATCTCCATAATTAAGCTGTCACTTGAACCAGGATAAAGCGTTTTACGAAGAATAAAACCGGTAAATACTGCCGCAAGAATACCTAATAGATAAAGACCAAATACCACATTCTGACCACTTGAAGGGAAGAACGCCGCAGCAAATAACGCATAAACAGGGAGACGTGCACCACATGACATAAATGGTGCCATTGATGCTGCCAATTTACGTTCACGCTCTTGATCTAAGGTTCGCGTTGCCATGATTGCCGGAACATTACACCCAAAACCAAGAACTAACGGAACAAATGCTTTACCCGGAAGACCTATTTTCTGCATCACTTTATCAAGAACAAACGCAGCACGTGCCATGTAACCTGAGCTTTCTAATACCGCTAAAAACAGATATAAA
It encodes the following:
- the cmoB gene encoding tRNA 5-methoxyuridine(34)/uridine 5-oxyacetic acid(34) synthase CmoB; its protein translation is MLFDFSDFYQIIAKNRLSHWLNTLPTQLTVWQKEHPHGQLPRWIKMLNKIPTTAPSSAELKDEVRIGESGELERGQSEKLENLLQHFHPWRKGPYQVHGIHIDTEWRSDWKWDRVLPHISPLKGRYVLDVGCGNGYHMWRMVGQEAEMVVGIDPSELFLIQFSAIKRLLGNDQRAHLLPLGIEQLPKLQCFDTVFSMGVLYHRRSPIDHLIQLKNQLTKGGELVLETLVIDGDEQDVLVPTDRYGQMRNVWFFPSAKALKLWLEKCGFVDVKIVDETETSLAEQRSTSWMRHQSLEDYLDPNDKSKTIEGYPAPKRAILIAKNPD
- a CDS encoding ATP-dependent zinc protease, whose amino-acid sequence is MPRYPFAMIAVLLLAGCTQNAELRHQETLTTVDNGNKALSGDINTVHVELITVDNKIEKQNQTIDSLSKQLEGLNQQLLTMEEKTKQRIEEQNRKEELERQKRIEESNLTYKGKIILGSVEWVWLDSVGTHYQARVDSGATTSSLDAVDIQEFERDGKSWVRFTVPSPTNQTSDDNKDAKQENIIEAPVVRWVRIRQSNTEQAIRRPVINSWMQLGGLHQEVQFTLTDRTQMDYPVLLGRDFFKDIALVDVGQQFIQQKTTPVTTQQPLIKPKTDKQEPVIQNSVKQESTKKEPTEKQQ
- a CDS encoding inactive transglutaminase family protein codes for the protein MTSRVPFYFLIAMLVVVGLSLNWYRHDVYGVPWTPNTHSNVWEVEARIQFDAHGDPIKVSLASPTTQSGFTLIDESTSSPGYGVATIDNEQDRRTEWSIREAQGPQTLYYKAMMLTDNNADYSEQEPVDPIPVVNLPGPQDLAATALIEQAKKQSADNQTFTREIIKQFNNPDNQNAALLLHSGSRPEMIVNLLHREQIHARIAGGLNLEDGRRRQSIMDMIEIWNGNKWVLFNPKTGAEGKTDNLFIWNQNSQSLLDVMGGKNSQVHFSMIAQDIAPQKATEEKIRSDDLLNFSIHTLPLEEQSMFKTIMLIPIGALIVVFLRVIVGLKTSGTFMPVLIAVAFVQTQLVTGIIGFLLIVGTGLFIRGYLSKLNLLLVARISAVIISVIIIIAMFTVLAFKLGLNEGLTITFFPMIILSWTVERMSILWEEEGPKEVFIQGGGSMLTAIIIYIAMTNDIVRHLTFNFIGVQLIIMAVILLLGNYTGYRLSELRRFKPLSEE
- a CDS encoding alpha-L-glutamate ligase-like protein, encoding MFSFTSPSKLKVKGIMGMNQRNISYIGRYNDRAKYPLVDDKLKTKIIAQEAGATVPALIGVIEHQAAVKNVHDMVKDWSGFVIKPAQGSGGKGILVITSNKDGVYIKPSGAEVSKLEVERHVTNTLAGLFSLGGKNDVAVIENLIKFDNVFDGFSYEGVPDIRVIVFQGFPVMAMMRLSTAASDGKANLHQGAVGVGIDIATGEAVRAVQFNLPVTHHPDTNKELATLKVPHWNRLLTLAASAWEMTELGYIGTDMVLDREQGPMVLELNARPGLAIQIANASGLLPRLNLVENLDHSMRSLTPEERVAWSAKQFGHQVQ
- a CDS encoding VOC family protein; the encoded protein is MAEQQGQLSPTQLLKQLPEFKSKVDKLATLIGVPISQSEVDHIAVRINDLDVAKESHQQWLAYGEEISNNQINGRPIVVIKLNDAIPYGDQNISCVELPYPGKKSYPEQGWEHIECVVKCSATTVEELIVAAKLQFPILSEKWPSLMSGEFGLKVKMSSPKGENERLPNPTIAFKWQGVCIKLHTATLEDVIASEQ
- a CDS encoding MATE family efflux transporter, with protein sequence MTNRDNQILTQPIIPLFFRFVIPAILGLLAISSASIVDGIFVGRYVGKLAIAGINLILPLGSLFFGIAAMFAIGGSVVVGKLIGQGERKEANNVFSRTMIAIIFISLFLGVLGLFFIKPLLAVLGANGELFDYAYRYLWLYFIFQPMLMVVVGLSYFIRVDGSPRYAAFIMILAAMVNIFLDWLFISLFGWGIEGAICATGASFFIGMLFGLFYFISTRSKLTFYLYQKQWLSVLKSAFNGFSEFINEASAGLTIFIFNWVMVLKFGSDGVAAFAIIGYFSFIGLLTSYAISEGLQPVIAMNLGAKQSIRIRYLLMMAVSCILLVSMMIIFLLIKAPDLFVNLFLREDAGDVMDITLRFVSYYWPAFIFNGINLLISGYLTAIHKPIPSAIIASSRSLVLPVAFLVILPWFMGDDGLFAAIFMAEAVTFIIAGYFYWQNRPQKLFTIDKNNS
- the argS gene encoding arginine--tRNA ligase, which translates into the protein MNIQALINDKVSKALEAAGAPAGSPAAVRQSAKAQFGDYQANGVMGVAKKLGCNPREFAQKVIDCLDLDGIADKVEIAGPGFINIFLSSAWLAEQADKALADSRIGVSSETQQNIVVDYSAPNVAKEMHVGHLRSTIIGDAVVRTLEFLGHNVIRANHLGDWGTQFGMLIANLERVENTNASSNDLELSDLEAFYRESKKLYDEDENFAETARNYVVKLQGGDPFCLKMWKKLVDVTMVQNQINYDRLNVSLTNDNIMGESMYNDMLPGIVADLKEKGIAVEDQGAQVVYLDEYKNKDGDPMGVIVQKKDGGFLYTTTDIACAKYRYETLNADRVLYFIDSRQHQHLMQAWTIVRKAGYVPEEISLEHHAFGMMLGKDGRPFKTRAGGTVRLASLLDEAEVRANKLIDEKNKDMPAEEKAVVAKTVAMAAVKYADLSKNRTTDYIFDWDNMLAFEGNTAPYMQYAYTRVASIFKRADIDPATLTGDIIINEEKEKTLAAKLIQFEEAVQSVAREGQPHLMCNYLFELAGQFSSFYEACPILNAEDDIKQSRLKLAALTANTLKQGLDLLGIETLERM
- a CDS encoding HIT domain-containing protein, with amino-acid sequence MSFSLHSRLAQDTVHLGDLPLSQVLLINEDLPWIILVPRIENLTEIHHLPREQQIQLMDESCAIANMMEMLFQPKKMNIGALGNMVPQLHLHHIARFENDIAWPGPVWGNSSGIARTTEKQQKLVDSLVEGLSDITGFKENKSQ
- a CDS encoding FeoC-like transcriptional regulator, with the protein product MILKELKDYIEQQGRASRTQLAKQFAISPDGVDAMLAHWVKKGEIGRELRGSQESSCCQDADEVWYRPLASNELNITVLR
- the feoB gene encoding Fe(2+) transporter permease subunit FeoB — encoded protein: MEYQVLTVGNPNSGKTTLFNALTGAKQYVGNWAGVTVEKKTGKYSCSGDNFSLTDLPGIYALDSGNDENSLDESIASRAVITYPADVIINVVDASCLERSLYTTLQLRELGRPMVIILNKMDVLERQRQKIDIKQLEKQLGCPVFALSANNKQQVQEFKNKLHKLLVQGITTSPINLDYGQDIEDALTELSPLFNDDTISPRAHAIRAIENDVLILNTLDDADRASAINVRNRVAVDIDPDMQVADVRFTFLHGLCKSVRRQEGKFSRTLSDKIDSVLLNKWVGIPFFFVVMYSMFLFAINIGSAFIDFFDIGAATIFVDGTHYLFDNHLPIWLVTVLADGIGGGIQTVATFIPVIGCLYLFLAVLESSGYMARAAFVLDKVMQKIGLPGKAFVPLVLGFGCNVPAIMATRTLDQERERKLAASMAPFMSCGARLPVYALFAAAFFPSSGQNVVFGLYLLGILAAVFTGFILRKTLYPGSSDSLIMEMPDYELPTMRNVLIKTWQKLNKFVTGAGKTIVIVVTILSFFNSMGTDGSFGNEDSHNSVLSKAAMIVTPVLKPIGIQEDNWQATVGIITGIFAKEAVVGTLNNLYSPSSELDQSEYSLMGGLTEAVQTIPDNLAAINYSDPLGLNVGEVSDMHEAAAEQGVDETVFGNIQAKFVTPAAAFAYLVFILLYTPCVAAMGAYVREFGRPYSAFIASWTMLLAVITSTICYQFGELLVSPLSALSWIIGSLLLLVASYFGLKHRGKKLQAQQQVSIL